A section of the Spirosoma pollinicola genome encodes:
- a CDS encoding DUF4332 domain-containing protein, with protein sequence MSLTLGELRGITDSVLNALKGQGISDSYSLLEATKTPADRKALASASGVEATTILELANRADLARVKGIGRVYSDLMEEAGVDTVKELAERVPANLHAKLIKINSVRQFTQRPPSVEQIGDFIEQAKSLTYMLEY encoded by the coding sequence ATGAGCCTTACCTTAGGAGAATTACGTGGCATAACTGACAGCGTATTAAATGCATTAAAAGGACAGGGAATCAGCGACAGCTATTCGTTGTTGGAAGCGACTAAAACGCCCGCAGATCGCAAAGCTCTTGCATCGGCAAGTGGTGTAGAAGCAACGACTATTCTTGAGCTAGCTAATCGTGCTGATCTGGCCCGTGTAAAAGGGATCGGTCGGGTGTACAGTGACCTTATGGAAGAAGCAGGTGTTGACACCGTCAAAGAATTGGCCGAGCGTGTCCCTGCGAACCTGCACGCCAAATTAATTAAGATAAACAGTGTTCGGCAGTTTACGCAACGTCCGCCTTCTGTCGAGCAAATTGGCGATTTTATTGAGCAGGCTAAGAGCCTCACGTACATGCTGGAGTACTAA
- a CDS encoding DUF2279 domain-containing protein yields MKYRIRAVVLLFLYSLLLGQSVRAQPLPVAVPTPDPSGINQGRFIGVLVGTAAFYTITLLMLRKQWYKKKVPFHSFNDNREWLQMDKVGHAATAYSMSRGGYELMRWSGVNEKASILTGGLLALLFQTTLEVFDGHSEGWGFSKGDMLANVAGTALFAGQQYGSGQQVVSLKYGFRKTIFPPYRPNVLGKTTGVQMLKDYNGQQYWLSVNLASALPVGASFPRWLNLDVGYSGSGMIGGHENPPVFDSEGKAITFDRHRQFFISPDADLSRINEFSPSLQRFIGTAQFFKIPAPSLEYNRLKGVRFHPFILPKE; encoded by the coding sequence ATGAAATACCGAATCCGGGCCGTGGTGCTGCTTTTTTTGTATAGTCTGCTGCTTGGTCAGTCCGTTCGGGCACAACCTTTGCCGGTAGCCGTCCCAACGCCTGATCCCTCGGGTATCAATCAGGGGCGTTTCATTGGAGTTTTAGTGGGTACTGCTGCTTTCTACACCATTACGCTACTGATGCTTCGAAAACAGTGGTATAAGAAAAAAGTACCCTTTCACTCCTTCAATGATAATCGGGAGTGGCTTCAGATGGATAAAGTTGGCCATGCGGCAACTGCCTACAGTATGAGTCGGGGAGGTTATGAATTAATGCGCTGGAGTGGCGTCAATGAGAAAGCCAGTATTCTAACCGGTGGGTTGCTGGCTTTACTGTTTCAAACGACCCTTGAAGTATTCGACGGGCATTCCGAGGGCTGGGGTTTTTCCAAAGGTGACATGCTGGCAAACGTAGCAGGCACAGCACTGTTTGCCGGGCAGCAATATGGTTCCGGGCAGCAGGTGGTAAGCTTGAAATACGGATTTCGAAAAACGATATTCCCACCATATCGCCCTAATGTATTAGGCAAAACTACCGGGGTACAAATGTTGAAAGACTATAACGGTCAACAATACTGGCTATCAGTTAATTTGGCTTCGGCATTGCCTGTTGGGGCCTCGTTTCCGCGCTGGCTGAATTTGGATGTGGGTTATAGTGGTAGCGGTATGATTGGTGGACATGAAAACCCACCCGTTTTTGATAGCGAAGGCAAGGCTATTACATTTGATCGCCACCGTCAATTCTTTATTTCACCAGATGCAGATTTGTCGCGTATCAATGAATTTTCTCCCTCTTTACAGCGCTTCATTGGCACAGCGCAATTCTTCAAAATTCCAGCTCCTTCACTAGAGTACAATCGCCTAAAAGGGGTTCGATTCCATCCCTTTATTTTGCCAAAAGAGTAG